From the Theobroma cacao cultivar B97-61/B2 chromosome 2, Criollo_cocoa_genome_V2, whole genome shotgun sequence genome, one window contains:
- the LOC18607512 gene encoding uncharacterized protein LOC18607512, producing the protein MQMPPPMPSPQRDFGWDFFNPFDVVRPEIISGYNRCSDDDLRAVREEEGIPDLEEVGDSKEEEKKVVFVEEKDTSCREHEESESGLIKVKEETHVSQGEQKGLTVIDSPEKERELLEAVKDIEDHFIRAYDSGKDVSRMLEANMVHLQSGLEEINRELN; encoded by the exons ATGCAAATGCCACCGCCAATGCCATCACCACAAAGAGATTTCGGTTGGGACTTTTTTAATCCATTTGATGTTGTTAGACCAGAGATTATAAGTGGGTATAACAGGTGTTCTGATGATGATTTAAGAGCGGTGAGAGAAGAGGAAGGGATACCAGATCTAGAAGAGGTAGGAGATAGcaaagaggaagagaaaaaagttgtctttgttgaagaaaaagatactAGCTGCAGGGAGCATGAAGAGAGTGAAAGTGGTCTGATTAAAGTTAAGGAGGAGACTCATGTGAGCCAAGGAGAGCAGAAGGGGCTTACAGTTATTGACAGCCCAGAAAAGGAAAGGGAGCTTTTAGAAGCCGTGAAGGATATTGAGGATCATTTCATTAGGGCTTATGATTCTGGGAAGGATGTCTCAAGAATGCTAGAGGCTAATATGGTTCATTTGCAATCTGGTTTGGAGGAAATCAATCG AGAACTCAACTAA
- the LOC18607514 gene encoding probable protein phosphatase 2C 46, with protein MLSGLMNFLRACFRPRSDRYVHTSSDAGGRQDGLLWYKDTGQHFNGEFSMAVVQANNLLEDQSQLESGCLSSHESGPYGTFIGVYDGHGGPETSRYVNDHLFQHLKRFTSEQQTMSVDVIRKAYQATEEGFLSLVSKQWPMKPQIAAVGSCCLVGVICGGTLYVANLGDSRAVLGRAVKATGEVLAVQLSAEHNVCIESVRQELQSLHPDDPQIVVLKYNVWRVKGLIQVSRSIGDVYLKKAEFNREPLYPKFRLREPFKKPILSADPSISVHQLQPHDQFVIFASDGLWEHLSNQEAVDIVQNHPRSGIARRLVKTALQEAAKKREMRYSDLKKIDRGVRRHFHDDITVIVVFLDSNQVSRASSVKAPNLSVRGGGVNLPPNILAPCTTPTEAGST; from the exons ATGTTATCTGGGTTGATGAACTTTTTGAGGGCCTGTTTTCGGCCAAGGTCAGATCGATACGTTCACACAAGTTCGGATGCTGGAGGTCGCCAAGATGGGCTTTTGTGGTACAAGGACACAGGGCAGCACTTTAATGGTGAGTTCTCAATGGCAGTGGTTCAGGCCAACAATTTACTCGAGGACCAGAGCCAGCTTGAGTCCGGTTGTTTGAGTTCACATGAGTCAGGTCCCTATGGTACTTTTATTGGCGTTTATGATGGGCATGGGGGCCCAGAGACTTCGCGCTACGTCAATGATCATCTCTTTCAACATCTCAAGA GGTTCACTTCAGAGCAACAGACAATGTCAGTTGACGTGATACGAAAAGCATATCAAGCAACAGAAGAAGGTTTCTTGTCTCTCGTTTCCAAACAGTGGCCTATGAAACCACAAATTGCTGCTGTTGGATCCTGCTGCCTGGTTGGTGTTATCTGTGGTGGAACCCTTTATGTTGCCAACCTTGGTGATTCGCGTGCTGTTTTGGGGAGAGCTGTGAAGGCAACAGGAGAGGTACTAGCTGTTCAGCTGTCGGCTGAGCATAATGTCTGCATAGAGTCTGTAAGGCAGGAGCTGCAGTCATTGCACCCTGATGACCCACAAATTGTAGTTTTGAAGTACAATGTATGGCGTGTAAAAGGTCTCATACAG GTTTCTAGATCTATCGGTGatgtatatttaaaaaaagctGAGTTCAACAGGGAGCCTTTATATCCCAAATTTCGGCTTCGGGAACCTTTCAAAAAGCCAATATTGAGTGCGGACCCATCGATATCAGTGCACCAGCTGCAGCCACATGATCAATTCGTGATATTTGCATCTGATGGGCTCTGGGAGCACCTAAGCAATCAAGAAGCTGTTGATATAGTTCAAAATCACCCACGAAGT GGAATTGCAAGGAGGCTTGTAAAAACTGCTCTACAAGAAGCAgcaaagaagagagaaatgaGGTATTCTGACTTGAAGAAGATTGATCGTGGTGTCCGGCGGCATTTCCATGATGACATTACAGTAATTGTGGTGTTTCTTGACTCAAACCAGGTGAGCAGGGCTAGCTCAGTTAAGGCTCCTAATCTATCTGTTAGAGGGGGAGGAGTTAACTTGCCTCCTAATATACTGGCTCCTTGTACCACGCCAACAGAAGCTGGCAGTACCTGA
- the LOC18607515 gene encoding uncharacterized protein LOC18607515, producing the protein MAFWCRINQSRLQLISNQYRRFYFQTPYASSIDPIRTSVLGKPVSSIDGRPSYFYGNVRFFAAPVQGKYNNKEEPSKFEKRLNEQIKADVIRLVTEEGHEIIPIHEALRRAKVLDLDLVEVQKSANPPVCKLMDYNQERYKRRVMEKDRAKSKSGKALKKGECKEIRFTGKIEAKDIKMKADSVIRLMERGYRVKCMAMGKGKEDEDEDLGGLLSRLTDLIQDVSVVESGPRVERKQAYVVVRHVKFGPLKKGGGKTSKVVEDTKAERKPMVPEDDSIESISESENEILSDEDDLPRSSPMQMQGKNFEDKKTAWSVSESGDDFDKLFNLNGGFSSNSTSKGIHAAQHTVNSSRNDFASKFLHPKPVANSTEYSHPDTSLGTENRYRKSEPRNQFPPARSMGHMGQNTRESGRSEPRFSYQRQQAPQNMNASSSLGETKQVGNDASLVRNLRPQTNDLPKQRPSHSDVPGTPAPSFGIFSTPTANSSGKQGIGAEVHGSKEGNRYASLRNCGLGGNGATPNFPGSKFNGSQRPNGDMGGKDRFGIFNSDNSTSNRMPKSN; encoded by the exons ATGGCGTTTTGGTGTAGAATCAATCAATCTAGGCTTCAGCTCATATCAAATCAATACAGGAGATTTTACTTTCAAACTCCTTATGCATCCTCTATTGATCCGATAAGAACATCTGTTTTAGGGAAACCCGTTAGCAGTATTGACGGGAGACCATCTTATTTTTACGGTAATGTTAGATTTTTTGCTGCCCCTGTTCAG GGAAAGTATAATAATAAGGAAGAGCCGAGCAAATTTGAGAAGCGTTTGAATGAGCAAATCAAAGCTGATGTTATTAGATTGGTGACAGAGGAAG GTCATGAGATCATCCCAATTCATGAAGCACTGAGACGTGCAAAGGTTCTTGATCTTGATTTAGTTGAG GTTCAAAAAAGTGCCAATCCCCCTGTTTGTAAACTGATGGACTACAATCAGGAAAGATACAAGCGACGAGTAATGGAAAAGGATCGTGCTAAAAGCAAG TCAGGAAAGGCACTAAAGAAAGGAGAATGCAAAGAGATTCGATTCACTGGGAAAATA GAAGCAAAAGACATTAAAATGAAGGCAGATAGTGTTATAAGATTAATGGAACGTGGTTATCGAGTGAAG TGTATGGCCATGGGCAAGGGTAAGGAGGATGAAGACGAGGACTTGGGAGGACTGTTGTCTCGTCTCACTGACTTG ATCCAAGATGTATCTGTTGTGGAAAGTGGGCCAAGGGTGGAGAGAAAACAGGCATATGTTGTAGTCAGGCATGTCAAATTTGGCCCATTGAAGAAAGGTGGTGGAAAAACATCAAAGGTTGTAGAGGATACAAAGGCCGAACGTAAGCCCATGGTGCCTGAAGATGATTCTATTGAATCCATCTCAGAGTCTGAAAATGAGATACTTTCAGATGAAGATGACCTGCCTAGATCTTCACCAATGCAAATGCAGGgtaaaaattttgaggacaAGAAGACTGCTTGGTCGGTCTCTGAATCTGGTGATGATTTTGACAAATTATTTAATCTTAATGGAGGCTTCTCATCAAATTCTACGAGTAAGGGAATACATGCTGCTCAACACACAGTTAACTCCTCACGAAATGATTTTGCATCAAAGTTTTTGCATCCCAAGCCAGTAGCTAACTCCACTGAATACTCTCATCCAGACACATCCCTTGGGACTGAGAATAGATACAGAAAAAGTGAGCCAAGGAATCAGTTTCCACCTGCTAGATCAATGGGTCATATGGGCCAGAATACAAGAGAGTCAGGTAGGTCAGAACCTCGGTTCTCATATCAACGGCAGCAAGCACCTCAAAATATGAATGCCTCATCTTCATTGGGAGAAACAAAGCAAGTTGGGAATGACGCTTCTCTGGTTAGAAACTTGAGGCCTCAAACTAATGACTTGCCCAAGCAACGACCGTCTCATTCTGATGTTCCAGGTACTCCAGCTCCTAGCTTTGGGATATTTAGCACTCCAACAGCAAATTCATCTGGCAAGCAAGGTATAGGAGCAGAGGTACATGGGAGCAAGGAGGGAAACAGGTATGCATCTCTAAGGAATTGTGGCCTAGGAGGAAATGGAGCTACTCCGAACTTTCCTGGCTCAAAGTTCAATGGTAGCCAGAGGCCGAATGGCGATATGGGTGGAAAAGATAGATTTGGAATATTCAATAGCGATAACTCGACTTCAAATAGAATGCCTAAGTCAAATTAG